The following proteins are encoded in a genomic region of Oncorhynchus masou masou isolate Uvic2021 chromosome 32, UVic_Omas_1.1, whole genome shotgun sequence:
- the LOC135527260 gene encoding LOW QUALITY PROTEIN: rab11 family-interacting protein 1-like (The sequence of the model RefSeq protein was modified relative to this genomic sequence to represent the inferred CDS: inserted 1 base in 1 codon) gives MSVSRTIRMSSSLAISMKASRWLKLNSKAGRKEKERGEIQVTVQFTRNNLTASMFDLTMKDKPRSAFGKLKDRVTGRKIVDMESSSAIVPGRFAALSGSLGKPFREEVGEDPVEVAEEKRSKVKDFFKGMGKLRSSSDTRSCSSLASESSVLSLTSERPCPPPLDLGILVDPSSPPSSPIYSNKVKANTLTPFLSPQIVLNNTQSSPKILTHNRALSDEASRITTTAQPCPAVESLKGQGMTPSQSPLCINGSHIYGFEPVGPKGSGTLPSKLVLLEKCSPLSRSLQNLTKQSEDNGSAGEGRRWSFDKVNKEDEYVEKEAEPHVSQVQSAQVGGRPVLTAASMLSSTTTVDSADKRKKHRKSLFSGGKSDSLPAKLAPSQGCPLTEGRLRGWFGSSDSQNKPRLEVSSKVESDSDTPPPLPLAPPFPPSALXSTGHPTNTFTPSLTPNPISPSNPFLPRLQCNPFFDDLIAEEARRSPPCATCSPCHSTALPCIPSTAHDVAVPKKMAAIRRERLRPVARQTSLPALLPRVVTASPPNPFTSRSISESLGRECDESFDAFASSRLNSPKSSPTNPPSNATSWQAQVRSTPPHKGNTIPPIEEMWMSEEEAEPPPLPPRRPITRPLVNKRSSDSWLHRGQELAVQKEACLLSQTGAASLQHTRESGHKRCTPSPHLYPSLGKDLLVSSDMSDFHTEHSQHYANISPESPSPFKSEDDFKKFDYEPLRDEDCSCKCMFTEQDLWPDATENHLDPNVKDSIILLASEDTTDTSPTVREDAIVKNTSHSEIKALSLPVMLLDSEMTVADLLYMSSPKHSKSSLKTLDIASITPDPTMELFSIHPDKPTKSRNIHHESPPLTLEDLNKNLSNSDFSFIDSASDASPSPSEMIPVHTLKSLGGIFPQPPQVTHIASSAHDIRLSAEDMLTFQKPSTIDVNSALKANLPEASLCQDNWQDGGCELNTSGRDPASNKNNSIFTPNSLNIESDDITRDTVDIKHTQSPLNRKGNIYKSKIDSSIVDPSCHIRTSPVSPQIGMQQEVVRNKQEVSQPLVKRTKPVNESSPRGASSHRSLKGMIRELYGNGGANSPGKGLRESPLHQSLSPGHVLTESIEVPFSYQPTKSKSSSPLSPDRETTFEAAKLFVSLQKTNTNSSTQSITKENCLTERSPSKHTGTISFEDLHAKVAPNARSPMSARLRPGVSLHASSPSSVAPSLVTETNAQAKLLPTPGPSSIHHPPILRPSTGANATLAIAPCTSSSFSSSSSTSSTTVQPLVDARHTLLPEETQPASSLPRQESRPHPVKPLTTTTSQGEKKEGRSFLEKLKSSIHSGLAAKQTLAEADTELEESLTDRSAQYEQLNKMELISLLLQQQMDMENQKAASEQQAVPLKKHEAEMKKIKAQVRDLEDYIDRLLVQIMEQTPTLLQVRSRHK, from the exons atgtcagtatccaggaccattaggatgtcctcctcgtTGGCCATCAGCATGAAGGCCTCTAG ATGGCTCAAACTCAACTCCAAGGCCGGCCGGAAGGAGAAGGAGCGCGGCGAGATCCAGGTGACGGTCCAGTTCACCCGCAACAACCTGACAGCCAGCATGTTCGACCTAACCATGAAGGATAAGCCACGGTCTGCCTTCGGCAAACTTAAGGACCGCGTGACAGGGAGGAAGATCGTCGACATGGAGTCCTCATCAGCCATCGTGCCGGGACGCTTCGCCGCCCTGTCAGGTTCCCTAGGAAAGCCATTCCgagaggaagtgggagaggaCCCCGTGGAAGTAGCCGAGGAGAAGCGGAGCAAGGTGAAGGATTTCTTCAAGGGGATGGGAAAGCTGAGGAGTTCGTCCGACACAAGGTCGTGCTCGTCGCTGGCCTCAGAGAGCAGCGTGTTGTCCTTGACCAGTGAGAGGCCCTGCCCCCCTCCTCTGGACCTAGGCATCCTGGTGGACCCTTCCAGTCCCCCCAGCTCCCCCATCTACAGCAACAAGGTCAAA GCCAATACTTTGACCCCCTTTCTTTCCCCCCAAATAGTGCTCAACAACACACAATCTTCCCCAAAGATACTGACTCACAATCGAGCCCTCAGCGACGAGGCAAGTAGGATCACCACTACTGCCCAGCCCTGTCCTGCAGTGGAATCCCTCAAAGGTCAGGGTATGACTCCCTCCCAATCCCCTCTGTGCATCAACGGAAGCCACATCTACGGATTCGAACCAGTGGGTCCCAAGGGCTCAGGCACCCTCCCATCCAAGCTGGTCCTCCTTGAGAagtgctctcccctctctcgttCGCTGCAGAACCTCACAAAGCAGAGCGAGGACAATGGTTCAGCCGGTGAGGGACGGCGCTGGTCCTTCGACAAGGTGAATAAGGAAGATGAGTACGTGGAGAAGGAGGCCGAACCTCATGTCTCCCAGGTTCAAAGCGCACAGGTGGGGGGTCGTCCTGTGCTGACAGCTGCCTCAATGCTGTCTTCCACCACCACGGTGGACTCAGCAGACAAAAGGAAAAAGCACAGAAAGTCGTTATTCTCCGGAGGGAAGAGTGATTCTCTACCTGCCAAGTTGGCGCCGAGCCAGGGTTGTCCTCTCACCGAGGGGAGACTGCGAGGCTGGTTTGGCTCCAGTGACTCCCAGAACAAGCCAAG GCTGGAAGTTTCTTCTAAGGTAGAAAGCGACTCagacacccctcctcccctccccctcgctCCCCCATTCCCACCCAGTGCTC CTTCCACTGGCCATCCCACTAACACCTTCACCCCCTCTCTGACACCcaaccccatctctccctccaaccccttcctccCACGTCTGCAGTGTAACCCCTTTTTTGATGACCTCATAGCCGAAGAGGCCCGGAGGTCCCCCCCTTGCGCCACCTGCTCCCCCTGTCATTCCACAGCTTTGCCTTGCATCCCCAGTACCGCCCACGATGTCGCAGTGCCAAAGAAAATGGCCGCCATACGGCGCGAGCGGCTCAGGCCTGTAGCCAGGCAGACATCCCTCCCTGCCTTACTCCCGAGAGTGGTGACTGCCAGCCCCCCGAATCCGTTCACCTCTCGCTCCATATCAGAGAGCTTGGGAAGAGAATGCGACGAGTCCTTTGACGCCTTTGCGTCCAGCAGGCTGAATTCGCCAAAGAGCTCTCCTACCAATCCCCCTTCGAATGCAACCTCGTGGCAAGCTCAAGTAAGAAGCACTCCTCCACATAAGGGTAACACTATTCCACCCATTGAGGAGATGTGGATGAGTGAAGAAGAAGCAGAGCCTCCACCGTTGCCTCCACGGAGGCCCATAACAAGACCTTTGGTAAACAAGAGATCTTCTGACAGCTGGTTGCACAGGGGTCAGGAGCTGGCTGTGCAGAAAGAGGCCTGTCTCCTGTCACAAACGGGCGCAGCTTCCCTGCAGCACACAAGAGAAAGCGGGCACAAGAGATGCACACCAAGTCCCCACCTGTACCCAAGCTTAGGCAAAGACCTTCTCGTCAGCAGTGACATGTCGGACTTTCATACCGAACACTCACAGCATTATGCCAATATTTCTCCAGAGTCTCCTTCTCCATTCAAATCTGAAGATGACTTCAAGAAGTTTGACTATGAACCATTGCGAGATGAAGATTGTAGCTGTAAATGTATGTTTACTGAGCAGGACTTATGGCCAGACGCAACAGAAAACCATCTAGACCCGAATGTAAAGGATTCGATAATATTGTTAGCCTCAGAGGATACGACGGACACCAGTCCCACTGTTAGAGAAGACGCCATTGTAAAGAACACTTCACATTCTGAAATCAAAGCCTTATCTCTACCAGTAATGCTTCTTGATAGTGAAATGACTGTTGCCGACCTACTGTACATGTCTTCCCCAAAACACTCTAAATCCAGTCTTAAGACGCTTGACATTGCGTCAATTACACCAGACCCAACAATGGAATTATTCTCAATTCACCCAGATAAGCCTACCAAGTCCAGAAACATCCATCATGAATCGCCTCCACTAACCTTGGAAGATCTAAATAAAAATCTAAGTAACTCTGATTTTAGTTTTATTGACTCTGCTTCTGATGCTTCCCCATCTCCATCTGAAATGATTCCAGTGCATACCCTCAAAAGTTTAGGTGGCATTTTTCCTCAACCTCCACAAGTTACTCACATAGCATCTTCTGCTCATGATATACGGCTATCTGCAGAGGATATGCTAACTTTTCAGAAGCCTAGTACTATAGACGTCAACTCTGCCCTAAAAGCAAATTTACCAGAAGCCTCGCTTTGTCAAGACAATTGGCAAGATGGAGGTTGTGAATTGAACACATCAGGCAGAGATCCTGCAAGCAATAAGAACAATAGCATTTTTACGCCTAACAGTCTTAACATTGAGTCTGACGACATCACTAGAGACACTGTagatataaaacacacacaatctCCACTGAATAGAAAAGGCAACATTTATAAATCAAAGATAGACAGTTCAATAGTAGACCCTTCATGTCACATTAGAACTTCTCCAGTTTCTCCACAGATTGGAATGCAACAGGAGGTTGTACGCAATAAACAGGAAGTGAGCCAGCCTCTGGTCAAACGAACCAAGCCTGTCAATGAGTCTTCACCAAGGGGTGCTAGTTCACACAGAAGTCTCAAGGGAATGATACGAGAGCTCTACGGCAACGGTGGTGCAAATAGCCCTGGCAAAGGATTGCGTGAGAGCCCGCTTCACCAATCACTGTCTCCTGGCCATGTACTCACAGAGAGCATTGAAGTACCCTTCTCATATCAACCCACCAAATCAAAATCTTCCTCACCTTTGTCACCAGATAGAGAGACAACTTTCGAGGCAGCTAAATTATTTGTTTCCTTgcaaaaaacaaacacaaatagTTCCACTCAGTCAATTACAAAAGAAAACTGCTTAACGGAACGTTCCCCATCCAAACATACCGGGACCATCAGCTTCGAAGACCTTCATGCCAAAGTAGCCCCAAACGCCAGAAGCCCCATGAGTGCCAGGTTAaggcctggtgtctctctgcatGCTTCCAGTCCCTCCTCTGTGGCCCCCTCCCTGGTGACTGAAACTAATGCCCAGGCTAAGCTACTCCCCACCCCCGGGCCCTCCTCCATACATCATCCCCCAATCTTGAGACCCAGCACCGGAGCCAATGCCACCTTGGCTATTGCCCCCTgcacctcttcctccttctcctcctcctcttctacctcctccaccactgtCCAGCCCTTGGTCGATGCACGGCACACACTTTTACCTGAGGAGACCCAGCCAGCTAGCAGCCTGCCCCGACAAGAGAGCAG